The Fortiea contorta PCC 7126 genome has a segment encoding these proteins:
- a CDS encoding amidase: MNETDLAFTPALELAQLIRRREVSPLELVEIYLERIEQLNPQLGSYFTVTAELAIADAKAKTEVLTNTSELPPFFGVPISIKDLNSVAGIPCTYGNAALLNNIPDYDDGVVSRIKAAGFIVLGKTATSELGSFPYSEPTGLLPARNPWNLDYTAGGSSGGAASAVAAGLCAIAQGSDGGGSIRGPAACCGLVGIKPARGRVTKAPLGDRLAGISTNGPIARTVADAAALLDTMSGYFMGDPYWLNAPEPSFLAAVQNQVGNLRIAFTTNIPPLGVADANCTQGVLQTVKLLAELGHQVEEKSPDYSGLVEPFQIVWQAGIAGSGFPVDLMQPLNRWLFNRTGTVGEYVQAVAQMQIVARQIVAFFETVDVLVLPVYLHSPIRVGEWADLSPEATFENIINWVAPCPPANATGQPAIALPVGFDSNGLPISVQLVGKPAAEATLISLAAQLEAANPWIHRRPALAI, encoded by the coding sequence ATGAATGAAACTGATTTAGCTTTTACTCCAGCTTTAGAGTTGGCACAATTAATCCGTCGTCGGGAAGTTTCGCCTTTAGAGTTGGTAGAAATATATTTAGAACGGATTGAACAGTTAAACCCGCAACTGGGAAGTTATTTTACGGTGACGGCAGAGTTAGCGATCGCCGATGCTAAAGCCAAAACTGAAGTGTTAACCAATACCTCGGAATTACCGCCCTTCTTTGGTGTACCGATTTCTATTAAAGACCTCAACTCTGTGGCAGGTATTCCCTGTACTTACGGCAATGCTGCTTTACTTAATAATATTCCTGACTATGATGATGGAGTGGTATCGCGGATTAAAGCGGCGGGATTTATTGTCTTGGGCAAAACAGCTACATCGGAGCTTGGTTCTTTTCCTTACAGTGAACCTACGGGATTACTCCCAGCTAGAAATCCTTGGAATTTAGATTATACTGCTGGCGGTTCTAGTGGTGGCGCGGCGTCGGCGGTGGCTGCGGGGTTATGTGCGATCGCCCAAGGTTCTGATGGTGGTGGTTCGATTCGGGGGCCTGCGGCTTGTTGTGGTTTGGTGGGGATTAAACCAGCACGGGGACGGGTGACAAAAGCGCCATTAGGCGATCGCTTGGCGGGAATTTCCACAAACGGCCCGATCGCCCGGACTGTGGCGGATGCAGCGGCGCTGTTGGATACAATGTCTGGTTATTTCATGGGCGATCCTTACTGGTTAAACGCTCCAGAACCATCGTTTTTAGCGGCTGTGCAAAATCAAGTTGGTAATCTGCGGATTGCTTTTACTACTAATATTCCTCCTTTGGGCGTCGCTGATGCTAACTGTACACAAGGAGTGTTGCAAACAGTCAAATTATTAGCAGAACTGGGACACCAAGTTGAGGAAAAATCCCCAGATTACAGCGGCTTGGTGGAACCGTTTCAGATTGTATGGCAAGCTGGGATAGCGGGATCGGGATTTCCCGTTGATTTAATGCAACCTTTAAATCGCTGGCTATTCAACCGCACAGGTACAGTTGGTGAATATGTGCAAGCTGTAGCCCAAATGCAAATTGTCGCTAGACAAATTGTGGCATTTTTTGAGACTGTGGATGTGTTGGTGCTACCGGTGTATCTGCATTCGCCGATTCGGGTAGGCGAATGGGCTGACTTGAGTCCAGAAGCAACATTTGAAAATATTATTAACTGGGTTGCACCTTGTCCCCCAGCTAACGCCACTGGACAACCAGCGATCGCTCTTCCTGTGGGTTTTGACAGCAATGGTTTACCGATCAGTGTGCAGTTAGTCGGTAAGCCTGCTGCAGAAGCTACCTTAATTAGCCTCGCCGCGCAACTAGAAGCCGCTAACCCTTGGATTCATCGCCGTCCAGCTTTGGCTATTTAA
- a CDS encoding EndoU domain-containing protein, whose product MQSIPRKQLFQKLGSRCCLLVLACSLGGQNSVHAQPQTTQLIPFFDTTDNPVPVGFPAGQKLDISPLPPKLNPFDQAVLDVCGAMGTRVSANKFQQLLTNYPDVLQKLQQVSGGELRPGRRNRAQFLEDLTNIWFKRRGFEHIFCGEIYNANDIGGLHFYGRYLQLQNQGIAGRLANNQTKEEVIPGVIYTMGVVIKQGDRTVTDVIKGYGYLSNAQEMLLDATKIFKLQRNNETACIYMVKDIDTGTTFPTVFVRKEKAIVTFYPDATPSGAKCRS is encoded by the coding sequence ATGCAATCAATTCCTAGAAAGCAGTTATTTCAAAAATTAGGGAGCCGATGCTGTTTATTAGTATTAGCTTGCTCGTTAGGGGGACAAAATTCTGTCCACGCACAGCCACAAACTACTCAACTAATACCATTTTTTGACACTACAGATAACCCCGTTCCTGTAGGGTTTCCCGCGGGACAAAAATTAGATATTTCACCCCTCCCACCGAAACTTAATCCATTTGATCAAGCTGTCCTCGACGTTTGCGGTGCGATGGGAACAAGAGTTAGTGCTAATAAATTTCAACAATTATTAACCAATTATCCTGATGTATTGCAAAAACTGCAGCAAGTTAGCGGTGGTGAACTGCGTCCTGGGCGGAGAAATAGAGCACAATTTCTAGAAGATTTAACTAATATTTGGTTCAAACGTCGAGGATTTGAACATATTTTTTGTGGGGAAATTTATAACGCCAATGATATCGGCGGGCTACATTTTTACGGTAGATATTTACAATTACAAAATCAAGGAATCGCTGGACGCCTAGCGAATAATCAAACCAAAGAAGAAGTGATTCCTGGGGTAATTTATACAATGGGCGTGGTAATTAAACAGGGCGATCGCACAGTTACAGATGTGATTAAAGGCTATGGCTATCTGAGCAACGCTCAAGAAATGCTTTTAGACGCGACGAAAATTTTTAAGTTGCAAAGAAATAACGAAACAGCTTGTATTTATATGGTCAAAGATATAGATACAGGTACAACTTTCCCTACAGTTTTTGTGAGGAAAGAAAAAGCGATCGTCACTTTCTATCCTGATGCTACACCTAGTGGCGCTAAATGTAGAAGTTGA
- the ilvC gene encoding ketol-acid reductoisomerase translates to MARLYYDTDANLDLFEGKTIAIIGYGSQGHAHALNLKDSGVNVIVGLYPGSKSAAKAEASGLTVKNVADAAKIADVIMILLPDEVQKSVYKNEIEPNLEAGNTLAFAHGFNIHFGQVVPPENVDVVMVAPKGPGHLVRRTYEQGEGVPALFAVYQDASGKARDRALAYAKGIGGTRAGVLETSFREETETDLFGEQAVLCGGLSALIKAGFETLVNAGYQPELAYFECLHEVKLIVDLVVEGGLATMRDSISNTAEYGDYTRGPRIVTDQTKAEMQKILSEIQSGQFAREFVLENQSGKPGFTALRRQEAEHPIEEVGKELRAMFSWLKKS, encoded by the coding sequence ATGGCCCGGCTATACTATGACACAGACGCAAATTTAGACCTTTTTGAAGGAAAAACCATTGCAATTATCGGTTATGGTTCTCAAGGTCATGCTCACGCCCTCAATTTAAAAGACAGTGGCGTCAATGTCATTGTTGGGCTATATCCGGGTAGCAAGTCAGCAGCCAAAGCCGAAGCATCTGGGTTAACTGTGAAAAATGTTGCAGATGCTGCGAAAATTGCTGATGTGATTATGATTTTGTTGCCGGATGAAGTGCAAAAATCAGTTTATAAAAACGAAATTGAACCGAATTTAGAAGCAGGTAACACTTTAGCCTTCGCCCACGGCTTCAATATTCATTTTGGACAAGTTGTCCCACCTGAAAATGTTGATGTGGTAATGGTAGCACCCAAAGGGCCAGGACATTTAGTGCGACGGACTTATGAACAAGGGGAAGGCGTACCCGCGCTGTTTGCAGTTTATCAAGATGCAAGCGGTAAGGCACGCGATCGCGCTTTGGCATATGCTAAAGGTATCGGCGGTACCCGCGCTGGTGTTTTAGAAACCTCCTTCCGCGAAGAAACCGAAACCGATTTGTTCGGCGAACAAGCAGTATTATGCGGTGGTTTGAGTGCTTTAATCAAAGCCGGATTTGAAACCTTAGTTAATGCCGGTTATCAACCAGAACTAGCTTATTTTGAATGTCTGCATGAAGTCAAACTGATTGTTGACTTAGTTGTCGAAGGCGGTTTAGCCACCATGCGCGATAGCATCTCCAACACCGCAGAATACGGCGATTATACCCGCGGGCCGCGGATTGTCACCGACCAAACCAAAGCCGAAATGCAAAAAATCCTCAGCGAAATTCAATCTGGACAATTTGCGCGGGAATTTGTTCTCGAAAACCAATCTGGAAAACCTGGATTTACCGCTTTGCGTCGTCAAGAAGCTGAACACCCCATTGAAGAAGTTGGTAAAGAGTTACGCGCCATGTTTAGCTGGTTGAAGAAATCCTAA
- a CDS encoding aldo/keto reductase, with protein METKQLGKTGVFVSAIGLGGMPMSLSNRPPESQSIQVIHRALDLGVTFIDTADSYCQDESDKHHNEKLIHKALTSYSGDVSRVIVATKGGLMRPNGSWGRDGSPEHLRQTIRESFAALGGEKPIDVWQYHAPDPQYTIAESLKSAKEAVDAGLIRFVGVSNFSVEQIKQARDVVEIISVQNQYSPWERQPEKDGVLQYCTQEGLTFLPWSPFGGSRRHQNLADIPAIAQLAKSKGVSVYNIVLAWLRSQSPSILPIPGASKVSSIEDSAYAVNVMLSEQELQTINRAT; from the coding sequence ATGGAAACTAAACAACTAGGGAAAACGGGTGTATTTGTTAGTGCGATTGGTTTGGGTGGAATGCCTATGTCGCTATCAAATCGCCCACCAGAATCGCAATCTATCCAAGTGATTCATCGGGCTTTGGATTTAGGCGTCACATTCATTGACACTGCTGACTCATACTGTCAAGATGAATCAGATAAACACCACAATGAAAAATTGATTCACAAAGCACTTACCAGTTACAGTGGTGATGTTAGTCGAGTAATTGTAGCTACTAAGGGCGGGTTAATGCGTCCAAATGGCAGTTGGGGACGCGACGGTAGTCCAGAGCATTTGCGCCAAACAATTCGAGAAAGTTTTGCAGCTTTGGGTGGTGAAAAACCGATAGATGTTTGGCAATACCACGCTCCCGACCCTCAATACACCATAGCCGAATCTTTAAAATCAGCAAAAGAAGCCGTGGATGCGGGTTTAATTCGGTTTGTGGGAGTTTCTAATTTCTCTGTGGAACAAATCAAGCAAGCGCGGGATGTGGTTGAGATTATCTCAGTCCAAAATCAATACAGCCCTTGGGAACGACAGCCAGAAAAAGACGGCGTATTGCAGTATTGTACGCAAGAAGGCTTGACATTTTTACCTTGGAGTCCCTTCGGTGGTAGTCGCCGCCATCAAAATTTAGCAGATATTCCCGCGATCGCACAACTAGCCAAATCAAAAGGCGTATCAGTGTACAATATCGTTCTGGCATGGTTGCGTTCCCAATCGCCCTCCATCTTACCCATCCCCGGCGCCAGCAAAGTTTCTAGCATCGAAGATTCAGCTTATGCTGTGAATGTGATGCTCTCTGAACAAGAATTACAAACAATTAATCGCGCCACATAA
- a CDS encoding SagB/ThcOx family dehydrogenase produces the protein MPELHQSIAQHYHERTKYDPETLAAKSQRLDWSKQPVPFKEYKIGSSIDLKPYIVEQSTAFGDDPDALWWQRLARLLFRSYGLTARIPSMGSAVYLRAAPSAGGLYPAEIYLVSRGTPLLPPGLYNYQCRTNSLMHFWESDVWSNLQTACFWHQSLENTQLAIIITAVFYRSAWRYEDRAYRRIFLDTGHLLGNIELAAAVNDYRPHLIGGFVDETVNDLLYIDPRQEGAIAVLPLADLLDVNQNLPIGRTALPSATETNYPRIPDGELLTYFHRHTQIQSGTTGKLNLPEIKQEKSLEDKYNFPFCLKISTATTPIYWGKNLSALENTMHKRRSTRAYSGDDLTFEELKALLDFTYQPQNYLEQSLDIAPDYFDLNLIETFIAVCGVKGLEAGCYYYAPKAQELRQIRFKNFRQELHFLCLGQDLGRDASAVLFNTADLKAAIAQYGDRVYRYLHMDAGHLGQRLNLAAIYMNLGVSGIGGFFDDQVNEVLGIPTDEAVLYMTTLGRPR, from the coding sequence ATGCCAGAACTACACCAATCAATTGCTCAACACTACCATGAACGGACTAAATATGACCCTGAGACTCTGGCTGCAAAAAGTCAAAGGTTAGACTGGTCTAAGCAGCCAGTACCGTTCAAAGAGTACAAAATTGGTTCGTCTATTGATCTTAAACCTTATATCGTCGAACAATCAACGGCTTTCGGTGATGATCCTGATGCTCTATGGTGGCAGAGATTGGCGCGGTTGTTGTTTCGCAGTTATGGATTGACTGCGAGAATTCCTTCTATGGGTAGTGCGGTATATTTGCGAGCTGCTCCTAGTGCGGGTGGATTGTATCCGGCGGAAATATATTTGGTTTCGCGGGGGACGCCGTTGTTACCACCTGGGTTGTATAATTACCAGTGCCGGACTAATTCGTTGATGCATTTTTGGGAAAGTGATGTTTGGTCGAATTTGCAAACAGCTTGCTTTTGGCATCAATCTTTAGAAAATACTCAACTGGCAATTATTATTACAGCAGTATTTTATCGTTCGGCTTGGCGTTATGAAGACCGGGCTTATCGCCGAATTTTTTTAGATACAGGACACCTGCTGGGCAATATTGAGTTAGCAGCGGCGGTGAATGACTATCGCCCACATTTGATTGGTGGTTTTGTGGATGAAACGGTCAATGACTTATTGTACATTGATCCGCGACAAGAAGGGGCGATCGCTGTCCTTCCCTTGGCAGATTTATTAGATGTTAACCAAAATTTACCAATCGGCAGAACTGCTTTACCTTCCGCCACTGAAACTAATTATCCTCGAATTCCTGACGGTGAATTGCTAACTTATTTTCATCGCCACACACAAATTCAATCTGGCACAACTGGCAAGCTTAATTTACCAGAAATCAAGCAAGAAAAATCTTTAGAAGATAAGTATAATTTTCCTTTTTGTCTGAAAATTTCCACCGCCACCACACCGATTTATTGGGGAAAAAATCTCTCAGCACTGGAAAATACTATGCACAAGCGCCGTTCAACTCGTGCTTACAGTGGTGATGATTTAACTTTTGAGGAACTCAAAGCTTTATTAGATTTCACCTACCAACCCCAAAATTATCTTGAGCAAAGTTTAGATATTGCTCCTGATTATTTCGACCTGAATTTAATTGAAACATTTATTGCGGTTTGTGGCGTTAAAGGATTAGAAGCCGGCTGTTATTATTACGCACCTAAAGCACAGGAATTACGCCAAATTCGGTTTAAAAATTTTCGCCAAGAGTTGCATTTTCTCTGCCTAGGACAAGATTTAGGTCGAGATGCATCGGCGGTGTTATTTAATACAGCCGATTTGAAAGCTGCTATTGCTCAATACGGCGATCGCGTTTATCGTTACTTACACATGGATGCTGGACATTTGGGACAGCGGCTAAATCTAGCAGCCATTTACATGAACTTGGGTGTCAGCGGTATTGGCGGCTTTTTTGATGACCAAGTTAACGAGGTCTTGGGTATTCCCACAGACGAGGCTGTATTGTATATGACTACTTTAGGTAGACCAAGATAG